Within Channa argus isolate prfri chromosome 4, Channa argus male v1.0, whole genome shotgun sequence, the genomic segment TGGCGTGACCAGTTAGTGGATTGACCTGGAATGACCTCAGCAAATGAGTTCAggccataaaaaaacattatgactGAACTGAAACAGTTCTTTGAGAAAGTTATAAATTCCTCCTGAACTGACCTGATCCACTACTACTGAAAccatttaattattgttattgctaAGGAGGATTATTTGCTTTCTCTAGCAGCAGTGTAGTGAATGTCTTCATAAATCTTATCTTGGGACTTTATGTTACTGTATTACTAATAAACAGTATGtggaaaagtgtttattttcaacTTAACATCAGTCACTACAAGAAAAAAACTCTCTTCCCAGATCCCTCCGTCAGATCCTCGTCATAGTTTCCAGAGTTGTATGCCTTTCTTCCGCTCTGCTCCCAGCTGTGGTGCTGGAATCCTCCCTCATCGCCACAGAGAGCAGCTTAATGCCATTACCTCCTTTGTAGATGCCAGTATGGTCTATGGCAGCTCTACTAGTAAGGCATCGGGTCTGAGAAACCACTCCTCCCCTTTTGGGTCAATGGCCCTCAATTCCCAGCACTCAGACCATGAGCTGGCCTACATGCCCTTCACGCCTCGCCAGCAGGCTCACCTGGACCCCTGCGGCCCTCGAAACTCCACCCCCTCAGGGGCATCGGACAGATCTACGCAGTGGGAGAACACCACATCCTGTTTTCAAGCTGGTGAGCCAGTAAATGTAGTCATGTCCAATCATTTGTTCTCTGCAGGCTTCAGTGCCGAGGTTTTTCACTAATAATGTTTCACAGGTGACTCGCGAGCCAATGAACATCTGGGAATGATTGCACTGCACACGCTCTTTTTGAGAGAACACAACCGTTTGGTGAAAGAGCTGTACCTACTCAACCCTCACTGGAGCCCTGACACCCTCTATCAGGAGGCCCGCAAGATCATGGGAGCCATTCACCAGgtttcacaaacagtttcaacTCCTTTCACATCCATCTACAATAGCATTGTTAGCTTTCCTAATTCTTATACTTTTGCAGATCCTAACATGGGAGCACTACCTCCCACTAGTCCTTGGTAAAAACGCCATGTCCCTCCTGATGCCCCCCTACGAGGGTTATGATCCTGAGGTGGATCCCAGCATCGCTAATGTCTTTGCAACTGCTGCGTTTCGTTTTGCTCACGTCACTGTGCAGCCAGTGGTGACTAGGTTGGGTCCAGGATACACCACTGCCTCTCAGCATCCCCTGCTGCCTCTGCACCATTCACTGTTTGCCTCTTGGAGAGTTGTGCAGGAAGGTAAAAAATTCTAttcaattttattcatataccaccaattcacaacaaagtcatctcacggcactttacagaataaagtctaggctataaagatgtatatagaaaacccaacaattcccccttgagcaagccctagtcAACAGGGGagagaaaaactccctttaacagaagaaacctccaggagaacagggctcagggtgggcggccatctgcctacttgtttgggtgagtggaaagtggagagagagaaaaaaagcgcaacaacaaaacattggacaGGTTCTTAGGACTAGTAGCTGCACGCTCCAAAGCCAGgggacagctgcagaaagggacagagagagggagacagagaaggagaaagacaactatgggagaaagagcgcacaaagttaatgtcatacagtggtgacatatgtggggtgagaggagaggagagagggatgagaggaggaaaggagctcagtgcattggggggtgggtcccccagcagtctaagcctatagcagcataacaaactataagctttatcaaagaggaaggatTTAtgtctagacttaaaagtagagagggtgtctgcttcccgaatctgaactggttccacaagagaggaacttgatagctaaaggctctgctccccattctacctttggaaattctgggaaccacaagtaggcctgcattctgagatcaaagtggtctattgggatgatatggtactatgaggtcttttagatgaTAGAGCTTGACTGTTCAGAggtttatatgtaagaagcaggcttttaaattctattctagattttatgggaaacaAAGCTAGTATATGATGTCTCTTTCTAATTCCagtcagtagtttgctgcagcattttggactaattgcaggctctttaggaaGTTACTGGGTCATCCCGAAAGCAGGGAAGCAGGAATTTACAGTGGTCTAACCttgaagtaacaaatgcatggactagctTTTACTGCATCgctttgaaacaggatgctcctaatttttcaaaatgtactgAAGGCCAGAGGTATGCtgtctagagtaacaatatggttggacagcatatttctgagattttaaagcccaaatactatgactttgGTTCTGTCTGAGTTAAGAAGCAAGAAATTGTTGGACATCCACACCTTTGTCTTGTAGAcctgcttgaagcttgattgatttcttttctccatctggttccatagattaGATATAGCTGGATCTATaacatagcaatggaaatgtgttttctaaaaacaCTGCTTACAGGAGACATATATGAAGTagaaagtattggtcctaatacagagccttgtggaactctaTAACTAAAGAACACAGCTGTAGAATACTACATGATTTTACCTActtgtgttaatgtgtttttttttctctgtgtatttcAGGTGGTATTGACCCTGTGCTGCGTGGCCTGTTGTTGTCTCCAGCCAAGCTGCAGATTCCAGGTCAGATGATGGTGGAGGAGCTGACAGAGAGGCTGTTTCAGGCACAGGGTGGGATGCCTCTCGACCTAGGGGCCCTTAACCTCCAGAGGGGCCGGGATCATGGCCTACCAGGTTATCATCCTACCAGGATATTTTGCCTTCGCATTAGAAAAAGTGTCTCAATAAACCATTTCAGCAGCTTATCCCCTGCAGCTGCTTTCAATAATTTGCAGATGGTAGTGAcgcaaataaaaaaagaatattaaatgTTTGGAAATTTCCTGTAAGTGTGTTGGGGTTTTTCTGTATAACTTTATATAATTTTACTGTGATAATTACTGTGTGGGATCACTCACAATACCTGGCTTGGCAGCTTAAACACTTCCTTCGCCAGACTTTTAAGCTTGTTTTCCATATTGTCTCATCCCATCAGGATATACCTCATGGCGAAGGTTCTGTGGCCTCTCTGTTCCCAACTCTACTTCTGAGCTTGCCAAAATCATGGGTGATTTCACTCTGGCTCACAAATTCCAGCACCTGTATGGCACACCACACAACATTGATTTGTGGGTGGGGGCCATCTCTGAACCAGCTTTGCCTGGAGGCAGAGTTGGACCGCTACTGTCCTGCTTGCTGGCCAGACAGTTCCGTGCCCTAAGAGATGGAGACAGGTAAAATTAAATCTTCTACTTCTACTGATCCTTTTCTCATCTATCAACATAAATGATGACTTTATGCAAAAGAGGAGACCGTTTAGTCTGTGTTTGGTATCTGAGGTTTTGGTGGCAGAAGGACGGAGTGTTCACCAGCACCCAGAGGAGACACCTCCACACCATCTCTCTATCCCGGATCATTTGTGACAACAGCCACATTGCCCTTGTCCCTGCTGACCCATTTTCACGCACTGAGAGACCTGAGGATATGCTTTCCTGCTCCCACCCCCTCATCCCTCACTTCGACCTAAGCCCCTGGAAGGAACCTGACACAGGTGAGGACAGAGAAATATGCTGAGCACGATCATCATGTTTGTCTCTCAGTTCTTCACTGACTTCTCTTCCAGATCCCAGGTGTGGTCCGATACCCAGGATTCAGTCTGGTTACTCACTGCTCTGTGACTCTGCGATTCTGTATCAGTGTCACTCCGGTTTCAAACTGCTGGGAGCTTCATCCATCAGCTGTGATCCAAAAAGCCACTTCTGGAATCCTGCACCGCCAGCATGTCAAGGTATATAGTGCTTAAACTGAGGCTGTGTGACACGAAGATGTAATACGTATGAACATTAGTGATTACGTCAGCAAAAGTCACTTTTAATAGCTGTTCTAGTGCAGTAGCATCGTGACTTTCCTCAGTTGTCTTTCTTTGAGGACTTTCAACATGACTTTTTGTCCATGTTGGCTCAACACACAATCTTATCACAATTTCTATTTAATGTCACATATGAACACGCAATATCAGCATTTCAGCCAAAACCGGAGAAATCCAGAAAGTGCCCAAAAAAGCTATTTTTGACAAATTTAAACTAATACAATTTCACAATGAGAAGTACGtgtgaaaatttgtttttgcaatttctACAAACATTATTCACTTCTTATTAGTTTACAGTTTTGTCATCAGGCTGCTAAGATGTATCTCAGGtcattataatatatatacagtatataaatattaaatgaccACCCAGTAGATATCTATTTCTTATCATATTTTTGTAACTGATTGTGACAGATATTAATGAATGTGAAGAAGTGATTTCTCCTTGTCCACAACACCTGGAGTGCTTAAACACACCAGGATCCTTTATCTGCTCAGGTCAGTTcaggtcattttaaaatttaccttttttttacgCACCTGTACAACAGTTGTGATTcttaacatttgtaaatgtgtgtccACTGATCCAGAGCCCTCCTCGCTGTCTGCCGTGTCCATCGTCACTGCAGTGATGGTAGTGACAGGTGGTGTGGCCATACTGGTGATGAGCATGATCTGTTATCAAAGGTAAGTTTGAGCAAAGACATCTATTTTACCAAGCTGTAGCTGTTgcatacaaatatacaaatatacatttgaCTGTGGACCAGAGTTTCATCATTGTGTTGCCCAAATCAGAAACATACAAATGTAATGAGACAGATacaaagatacaaaataaaacagttcaTTGGTGAACACTAACGAATTATATTagtggttttaaaatgaaaaatgaataattgtCTGTCTTGCAGATATTTCCCTAAGAAACAAGAGTTAGCCACTCGTGGATGTTGCCAAGAGAAAACCTAATGGAACATATTTGGAGTTTGGTCAATTTTTCTTCTAATGTTCCTCTGTTATATAGAATTATCtccatgtttttcatttggttgatactaatataattattttgaaatgttatgtCTAATAGTAGAATGTTTCATTAATTTCTAATGACATTACAGCTAAGCAACTTAATGTTTTAAGACAGTATCCCTGTTTTAATTGGTCTAGATTACTTCAGAAATACTTAGTAGTTTACAGACACTCTTCACTGATATAATTAtgtttctttcaactttttcccTGAGGCaaaaaaattgttctataaAGATACAAATTGCAACTGTTAATAGTTTCTATGATAGGATCTGCTCCATGAAGTCAGGTTTTGTTCTCTACAGTAAGTACCCATTATTTCACCTTGACCACTCTGACAGCGCTCATCCTTTTATTGGAGGTCAAACTGCTGCGTTGATTAGGGTTTGGAGTTGAAAACACAATAAGTTTACAAAAGTCTTTTCAGTCCAGGAGTAATTATCTCCTCTACATTGTttgaatgacacacacacacaaagaatttCAAATCACAA encodes:
- the epx gene encoding eosinophil peroxidase → MDTALMVFLSLVGPALVLLSFPDHGSLNAVFDNYSVSRSLYPGSAFVKEALQRALELTDAAYAHTGERVTKSLSEGALRPSDLLAQFKQIEARTRTQIQAAELLDNTVELIREMVYTHNMVQPNPHELLSDEDAENLLQVTGCSAELQKPSCPRDCLSERYRSITGECNNREHPRWGAANIPYSRWLPPEYEDVWGTPKGWDPEHTYHNVSLPPVRLVSQEVLFTHNENISLDSTLSHLLVEWGQWIDHDMVLTPQSPSTASFKTGADCTHTCSRDTPCFPIRIPPSDPRHSFQSCMPFFRSAPSCGAGILPHRHREQLNAITSFVDASMVYGSSTSKASGLRNHSSPFGSMALNSQHSDHELAYMPFTPRQQAHLDPCGPRNSTPSGASDRSTQWENTTSCFQAGDSRANEHLGMIALHTLFLREHNRLVKELYLLNPHWSPDTLYQEARKIMGAIHQILTWEHYLPLVLGKNAMSLLMPPYEGYDPEVDPSIANVFATAAFRFAHVTVQPVVTRLGPGYTTASQHPLLPLHHSLFASWRVVQEGGIDPVLRGLLLSPAKLQIPGQMMVEELTERLFQAQGGMPLDLGALNLQRGRDHGLPGYTSWRRFCGLSVPNSTSELAKIMGDFTLAHKFQHLYGTPHNIDLWVGAISEPALPGGRVGPLLSCLLARQFRALRDGDRFWWQKDGVFTSTQRRHLHTISLSRIICDNSHIALVPADPFSRTERPEDMLSCSHPLIPHFDLSPWKEPDTDPRCGPIPRIQSGYSLLCDSAILYQCHSGFKLLGASSISCDPKSHFWNPAPPACQDINECEEVISPCPQHLECLNTPGSFICSEPSSLSAVSIVTAVMVVTGGVAILVMSMICYQRYFPKKQELATRGCCQEKT